GCCTTTCTCGCCATCCTCCCGCGTGCTCCCGAGGTCTACGGCCGCAGCGCCTATGCCGCCACCGCCGTCGAACGGCGTGACCGCGTCCTCGATTCGATGGAGGAAAACGGCCACATCACTGCGGCCCAGCGCGATGCCGCCAAGGCTAAGCCGCTCGGCATCTTCCAGGGGCAGCGAGAGGACCGCTCGGCGGATGCGGGATATTTCTTCGAGGAGGTGCGCCGCCAGCTCATCGCCCGCTACGGCGAAGAGGCCGAGGACGGTCGCAACAGTGTCTATGCGGGCGGTCTGTGGGTGCGCACCTCGCTCGACACGGAACTGCAGGATGCGGCGCAGAACAGCCTGCGTGCGGCGCTGCTGCGCTATCACGGCAATCGGGGGTGGACGGGGCCGCTGGCCACGCTGAACCCGGACAACGGCGACCTCGCCCAGCAGCTCGCCAGTTCCTACCTCGGCGTCGATTACGACGATTGGCGGGTGGCTGTTGTCACCGGCAAGAACGGCGGCGGGGCGGACATCGCCTTTGCCAATGCCGATGTCGGCCGGATCAGCAGCGCACCCGACGCGCTGGTCGCGGGCAATGTGATCGCTGTTTCCCCCAGCGGCAACGGCTGGCGCCTGGAAGCCTTGCCCGAGGTCTCCGGCGGCTTCCTGGCCATGCAGCCGCTCACCGGCCGGGTGATGGCGATGCAGGGCGGGTTCGATTCGCGCATCGGTGATTTCAACCGGGCCACGCAGGCCGAGCGGCAACCGGGTTCGACGATCAAACCCTTCGTCTACGCCGCCGGCCTCGACACCGGGATGACGCCGGCCACGATCGTGCCGGACCGGCAGTATTGTTACTACCAGGGCGCCAATCTGGGCCAGCACTGCTTCACCAACTTCGGCGGCGAACGCGGCGGCGGGGAATACCCGATGCGCTACGGGCTCGAACAGTCGAAGAATCTGATGACCATGCATATCGCCATGGACGCCGGGATGGAGAACGTGATCGAGACTTTCGAGCGCGCGGGCATCGTCGACGAAGGCGCGTATGAGCCCTATCCGTCGTTCGCGCTGGGCGCCGGTGACACGACGGTAGAGCGCATGGTCGCCGCCTATTCGATGCTGGTGAACCACGGCAGGCTCAACCGTCCGTCACTGATCGACTTCATCCAGGACCGCGACGGCAAGGTCATCTGGCGCGCTGACGAGCGCGAATGCACGGGCTGCAACATGGACGAGTGGGACGGCGGCGCCATGCCCCGCTTCGGCCCGACCGGCCGCCAGCAGATGGATCCGCGCACCGCGTTCCAGGTCGTCCACATGTTGGAAGGCGTGGTCCAGCGCGGCACCGCCACGCGCCTGCGCGATCTCGACATTCCGCTGTTCGGCAAGACCGGCACCACCAACGGCCCGACCAACGCCTGGTTCGTGGGCGGTTCGCCCGATATCGTGGCCGGCACCTATATCGGTTTCGATCAACCGCGTAATCTTGGCGGATACGTTCAGGGCGGCAATACCGCGGCGCCGATCTTCAAGCAGTTCGTCGAGGAAACGCCCGACCACTGGAGCGGACGGCCCTTCGTGGCCCCCGCCGGCGTGCGCATGGTGCGGATCGATCGGCGCAGCGGCCGCCGCGTGTTCGATGGCTGGCCCGCCGGCGCCCCGACGGATGCGATCATCTGGGAAGCGTTCAAGCCCGATACCGAACCACGCCGGGCGCAGCGGCAGGACGATATCGACGCGCTGCGCAACCAGATCCTCGCAGGACTGCGCCGCATCAGCCGGAGCGGCGCTGCCCCGCGGCGCCAGACCACCACCAGCGCCTCGGAGGAAAGTTTCCCCGAGGAACAGGGCGGCATCTACTGATCCCACGCCTTTCGCCGCGCCTGCACTTGCGCTAGGCGCGCCGCTTCAATCTTACGGAGAACATTCCATGCGTGCCGAGGGGCAGGCTCATATCGACCGGATCGAGGCGGCGCTGGCGCTGGTGAAGAAGTCGCTCGACTGGGATCGTGCCCTGCGCCGGCTCGACGAGCTGGAAGCGCGCGTGCAGGATCCCAACCTGTGGAACGATCCCAAGCAGGCGCAGGCGATCAGCCGCGAGCACAAGCAGCTCAAGGACGCCGTGGAGACGGTGCGTGAAATCACCACGGAGATGACCGACGCGGTTGAGTTCGTGGAGATGGGCGAGGCCGAGGGTGATGACGAGGTTATCGCCGACGGGCTCGCCAGCCTCAGCGGGCTCGCTGCCCGCGCCGATCGCGACAAGGTCAAGGCGCTCCTATCGGGCGAGGCGGATGGCCATGACACCTATCTCCAGATCAATTCCGGCGCCGGCGGGACCGAGAGCCAGGACTGGGCCGAGATGCTCATGCGCATGTACGCGCGGTGGGCGGAGCGGCGCGGCTTCAAGGTGGAGACGGTGGAATATGCCGCGGGCGAACAGGCCGGCATCAAGAGCGCCACGCTGCTGATCAAGGGCGACAACGCCTACGGCTATTCCAAGACCGAGAGCGGCGTCCACCGCCTCGTCCGCATTAGCCCCTACGACAGCTCCGCGCGCCGCCACACCAGCTTTTCCAGCGTCTGGGTCTACCCGGTGATCGATGACGACATCGACATCGAGATTAATCCCGCGGACTTGAAGGTGGACACCTATCGTGCGTCGGGCGCGGGCGGCCAGCACATCAATACCACCGACAGCGCCGTGCGCATCACCCACCAGCCGACCGGCATCGTCGTCGCCAGCCAGGCCGATCGCAGCCAGCACAAGAACCGCGCCACGGCCATGAACATGCTGAAGGCTCGCCTGTTCGAACGCGAGATGCAGATGCGCGAAGCGGTGGCGGCGGGCGAATATGCCGAGAAGACGGAGATTGGATGGGGCCACCAGATCCGGAGCTACGTGCTCCAGCCCTACCAGATGGTGAAGGACCTGCGCACCGGCGTCACCAGCCCCACGCCCGACGACGTGCTGGACGGCGCTATCGACGATTTCATCGCCGCCGCGCTGGCCCAGCGCGTGACAGGCGAAAGCGTGGACGTGGAGGACGTGGACTAGGCTCTGCCCCAGTGCAAGGCGCTTTGCCTTCCTCTCACTCACTCGCTAGAGGCCGGTAATGGCAAGAAGGCTGAGCATCCGCGTTCTGGCATGCATCGCGCTGTGCGCCGGCGTGGCTGCGTGCGATGCGGCGGACGACAGCCGCCTGCCCACGGCCCGCGACTTTCCGCGCCCCTACCGCCCCGTGTCCGAACTTGCCGGCAATTCCTTCTCTACCGAGGAACAGCGGGATAACCGGCGCGAGGCCGAGACGGTGATGGACCAGGCCTCCATCACCGAAGGCATGACCGTGGCCGATATCGGCGCGGGCGAGGGGTATTATACAGTGCGCCTGGCAGACCGGGTGGGTGACGATGGCCGGGTGCTGGCACAGGATATCGATCCCGCCGTGCTCCGCCGCCTCGGCAGCCGGGTCGAGCGGGAGCGGCACGACAATGTTTCCATCATAACCGGTGACATCGACCATCCCCGCCTGCCGCCCAATTCGTTCGATCGCATCTTCATGGTCCATATGTATCACGAGGTGACGGAGCCCTACGCCTTCCTGTGGAACATGCGCCCGGCGCTGCGCGAAGGCGGGCAGGTGATTGTGGTCGACGTTGACCGGCCGGCGGATCAGCACGGGATCGATCCGCAGCTATTGTTTTGCGAATTCGAACGGGTCGGCTATCGCCTCGTTGAATTCGTGCGAAAGCCCCAGATCGCAGGTTACTACGCGCAGTTCGAGGTTGCTGGAGAGCGGCCCGAGCCGCGCGATATCGAACCCTGCATGCAACCGGGCAATGATGACACCGCGCTTACACTGGCGGATCCGGCTACCGGGTCCGCGCAGCCCACAGGCGCAGCAAGGGAAGATGATGGCATTCAAGGGACTTAGCCCCGTCACGTACGGCGGCCGCGAGGTATGGCCGCTGGTCGAAGGGGGCAAGGGTGTCTCCGCAACCAACGGGATCAGCTCGGGCGCCTGGGCGGCAGCCGGCGGCATCGGCACGGTCAGCGCGGTCAACGCCGACAGCTACGATGTCGACGGAAACCCCATTCCGCAGGTCTATCCGCAGGCGACCCGGACAGAGCGGTTCGAACAGCTGGTGCGCTACGCCATCGACGGGGCCACCACGCAGGTGAAGATCGCGCACGAGATCGCCGGCGGGCGCGGGGCGATCAACATCAACGTCTTGTGGGAAATGGGCGGCGCGCAGCGCGTGCTGGAAGGGGTGCTGGAAAACTGCCCCGGCCTGATTACCGGCGTCACCTGCGGCGCTGGCATGCCTTACAAGCTGGCCGAGATCGCAGCGCGCTTCAACGTGCAATACCTGCCGATCATCAGCTCGGCCCGCGCCTTTCGCGCGCTGTGGAAGCGCAGCTATTCGAAGGTGCCGGACCTCATGGCGGCGGTCGTCTACGAGGATCCGTGGCTGGCGGGCGGCCACAACGGCCTTTCCAACGCCGAGGATCCGCGCCAGCCGCAGGACCCCTATCCGCGCGTTGCCGACCTGCGCGCGACCATGCGTGCCGAGGG
This is a stretch of genomic DNA from Aurantiacibacter arachoides. It encodes these proteins:
- a CDS encoding penicillin-binding protein 1A, with product MTEAYIEDSESGIARITRRIRRGGEGAWARVRDTWQANARFRRAAWVLGGGLLLAVIGFFWLTKDLPDAETLLEYEPNLPSVVRGIDGDIVHRFERERRVELQFQDFPTQLINAYTSAEDETFWTHGGIDIGGFTGAVIDYVSKLGSGERAVGGSTITQQVAKNILVGNEYSVTRKLREMVLATRIEGVLDKREIITLYLNEIPLGRRSFGVQAASRAYFDKDVDDLELQEMAFLAILPRAPEVYGRSAYAATAVERRDRVLDSMEENGHITAAQRDAAKAKPLGIFQGQREDRSADAGYFFEEVRRQLIARYGEEAEDGRNSVYAGGLWVRTSLDTELQDAAQNSLRAALLRYHGNRGWTGPLATLNPDNGDLAQQLASSYLGVDYDDWRVAVVTGKNGGGADIAFANADVGRISSAPDALVAGNVIAVSPSGNGWRLEALPEVSGGFLAMQPLTGRVMAMQGGFDSRIGDFNRATQAERQPGSTIKPFVYAAGLDTGMTPATIVPDRQYCYYQGANLGQHCFTNFGGERGGGEYPMRYGLEQSKNLMTMHIAMDAGMENVIETFERAGIVDEGAYEPYPSFALGAGDTTVERMVAAYSMLVNHGRLNRPSLIDFIQDRDGKVIWRADERECTGCNMDEWDGGAMPRFGPTGRQQMDPRTAFQVVHMLEGVVQRGTATRLRDLDIPLFGKTGTTNGPTNAWFVGGSPDIVAGTYIGFDQPRNLGGYVQGGNTAAPIFKQFVEETPDHWSGRPFVAPAGVRMVRIDRRSGRRVFDGWPAGAPTDAIIWEAFKPDTEPRRAQRQDDIDALRNQILAGLRRISRSGAAPRRQTTTSASEESFPEEQGGIY
- the prfB gene encoding peptide chain release factor 2, yielding MRAEGQAHIDRIEAALALVKKSLDWDRALRRLDELEARVQDPNLWNDPKQAQAISREHKQLKDAVETVREITTEMTDAVEFVEMGEAEGDDEVIADGLASLSGLAARADRDKVKALLSGEADGHDTYLQINSGAGGTESQDWAEMLMRMYARWAERRGFKVETVEYAAGEQAGIKSATLLIKGDNAYGYSKTESGVHRLVRISPYDSSARRHTSFSSVWVYPVIDDDIDIEINPADLKVDTYRASGAGGQHINTTDSAVRITHQPTGIVVASQADRSQHKNRATAMNMLKARLFEREMQMREAVAAGEYAEKTEIGWGHQIRSYVLQPYQMVKDLRTGVTSPTPDDVLDGAIDDFIAAALAQRVTGESVDVEDVD
- a CDS encoding class I SAM-dependent methyltransferase, giving the protein MARRLSIRVLACIALCAGVAACDAADDSRLPTARDFPRPYRPVSELAGNSFSTEEQRDNRREAETVMDQASITEGMTVADIGAGEGYYTVRLADRVGDDGRVLAQDIDPAVLRRLGSRVERERHDNVSIITGDIDHPRLPPNSFDRIFMVHMYHEVTEPYAFLWNMRPALREGGQVIVVDVDRPADQHGIDPQLLFCEFERVGYRLVEFVRKPQIAGYYAQFEVAGERPEPRDIEPCMQPGNDDTALTLADPATGSAQPTGAAREDDGIQGT